The window taatatttttacataaCTGAATGATTTGCAAATACACTGTATTCGTGATTCTGAGTTATATTCCATCATTTTAACCTACACAAGTACATTGTATCTATCAGATAAGAATTTTTCTCTATACAAGTAAAATCggctaaaaatataaaaaaataaaattattgtatttatatttgacacaATTTTAGATCtatctaaaattgaaattgaaattgttattaaaactatatcatgtattatttaaaaaattgtacaaaataacatgtttagttaagatttaccaaatttgaatgttattACTACAATATTCTAAAGATATCAATGGTAAgagatatttaaattaagaagGTTAAAGAAAGGTGACATTTGTAAACGTTGGATTATGAGAATGTGTTAGTAAAATCCTAGttgttagtataaataggatGGATGTCCTACCATTTGTattgaaccaaaaaataattagaagtgtccaaaatttctttccaacataaaacaaacatGTATTTAGAAAAGGGTGGTGTGAACCAAACTCTAATAGAGGTGCTGCAAACATAACTTTGTAGATTTAGGGACAAGTTTTCCAAGATAGATCTGATCAACAACCGCTAGTTCTAATCTCCTTAGGGTTTGTATATATACTAAGATCATAATGTAGTACATAGTACATACGTGAGgtttattgatatattttattttaattaatttcaggATTTTATCTTCCTTATTTAGTGTGCTAATAATATGGAGATATACATTtgcaaaataactaaatacaCATgtgtaaatatgacaaaacaTGAGAACTTATATcttcttacatatatattttatgtaacATACAAAAAACTATCAAtacttgaaataaataaatctcctCGTACAtattgttagaatcttagaatatttgtggaaagattatgggaatattttctttaattcctaaatcttttccttttttatttctttgtatattctatttattcttcattgtacttattatattattcattaaaaaataataacaaaaaataatcatgGTTTTTCTCCTGGTACTTGGCTTTCCACGTAAATCAACGTGTGCTCTTTGTCTCACAACCATATTGAAACTCTAAAAAACACAACCAatgatgaaaatcaaatagagGAGACAACCATCGGTTTTAGTGTCGTCATCGCCGTCGATGCTCAAATGAGTGCTGCCATGGATGAATGGTTCAGCTGCCTacaaaaaatgatgaaaataaattctCGTAAGTTCTGCAGTTGTTCGCATCACCGAGCATGTCTATGTGCCGTTACCGTACACGCGTCGATTTTTCCTCCTTAGATGGTGTCGGTCATCCCATTTATgcaaccattttcttcatttgcaGCCTATATTGCTCCTCACACCCGAATTTATGTACTGCCACCTAATTTTGGTCAGCCACCACCACTTTTGCCGTCAAATCTGTATGCTATGCCACCTATTGATCCAAGTTATCATCCCGATGTTAAGAATCCTCAAAATCACTCAACATTTGAGGTTGACACATTCCAACCATAACTTGCAAGCTTCCTCGAGAATATCTCAATAGCATTTGAAAGGGCTTTGAAAATAGATCACAACACTTGAGGTTACCTTAAGACTACATCCAATATTTTTGTACCGATGTATTATGAGAATCCATAAACCCGTTCCCTAATTTGTCCTCTCCTTATGTGACTAATTCCATGGCTCAATCTTCGACATATCATCTTCAAggaaaaaagttgaatgatAATAACTATTTCTCATGGTCTTAGTCGTCCTTGAAGAACAACATAAACTTAGCTTTCTAACAGGGGAAATACCTCGCCCCCTATCGGTTGATCCAAAGGAACTATACTGGAAGGTGAAAAACTCTATTCTTGAATACATATTGATCAATAGTATGGAACCTTAGATTGACAAGTTGTTACTGTTTGCTACAACAACCAAAGATATTTGGGACACGACCTAGACACTTTACTTCAAATGTCAGAATACATCTCGCCTATACACGCTGAGGAAGCAGGTTCATGAATGCAAGCAAAGAACCATAGAtgtcacatttttttttaataagctttctttttatttggcAGGAAATGGACCTATATAGAGAACTAGTCTGACATGATTCGAGTGTTAGTGTGTAGCACTCTAGAATTGAAGAGTGATAGGATTTTATGACTTTCTTGCTAGGTCTTAATTCTAACCTTTGCTTAAGGTTCTGAAAACTATCCTCACAAGCTGGACTCCAAACAAATGGAGTTCCCTTCCTTGTCAACTGAGTCAAGGGAGTAGCCAAACGTGAAAAATCCTCCACAAACCTCCGGTAATACCCTGCTAAACCCAGAAAACTACGAACTTCACTAACTGTAGAGGGTCGAGACCAACTGGTAACCGCTTCAATCTTTGCAGGATCTACAGAAACTCCCTCACTGGAAACCACATGCCCAAGAAAAGCCACCTGCTTCAACCAAAATTCGCACTTAGAGAATTTAGCATACAGTTTATTGACTCGAAGAGTCTCTAACACTTTATGTAAGTGTTTCTCATGTTCGGCCTCAGTCTtggaataaaccaaaatatcatcaatgaagactATCACAAAAGTGTCTAAGAAATCCTTAAACGGGTCCATAAATACTGCAGGTGCATTAGTCAAACCAAAAGACATTACTATGAATTCATAATGTCCATACCTCGAACGAAAAGCAGTCTTAGGAATATCACTgtctctaatcctcaactgGTGATAACCTGACCGTAAGTCAATCTTAGAGAACACCGTGGCTCCCTTTAACTGATCGAACAAATCATCGATTCTAGGTAAAGGATATCTGTTCTTGATTGTTACTTTATTCAACTCTCTATAGTCAATGCAAAGACGCATCGacccatccttcttcttcacaaacaatACTGGTGCACCCCAAGGCGACACACTAGGTCGAATAAAACCTTTGTCAAGCAACTCCTGTAACTGTACCTTCAGTTCTTTCAACTCGGCAGGAGCCATCCTATAAGGGGCTCTAGAAATGGGAGTAGTGTCTGGCTCCAACTCAATGGCAAAATCAATATCCCTATGTGGCGGAAGTCCTGGAAGATCTTCTGGAAACACATCTGGGTACTCTCTTACCACAGGTTCTGAAGTTAAAGAAGTCTCATCTTCCCTAGTATCCACCACACTTGCCAAAATACTCCAGGTACCCTGGTTGAGCAGTTTACTAGCTTTCATAGCTGAGATTACTTTAGGCAATACTACGGTTCCTACCCCTTTGAACTTAAAGCTAGATTCGGTAGGGGGACTGAACACAACCTCCTTACGAGAACAATCAATACTAGCATGATTAGTAGCTAGCCAATCCATacctaaaattacatcaaagtcacGCATATCTAATACCAACAAGGTTACGTCCAGCACACGACCAGCTATCTCAATTTCACATGCTTTAATCTTTTCCTtagacaacataatttctccagACGGTGTAGACACTGACAAGACATAATCTAAGGGTTCCACCTCTAAGCATGCATGCGTCACAAAAAGCGATGAGATAAATGAATGAGAAGACCCTGAGCCAAACAAGGTTAAGGCAAAATGCCCTAACACTGGTAATGTACCTGTCACCACTGTGCCGACCTTCTCTGCTTCTGATCTATTAGTGGTAAAGATTGTACCCCGCTGTGGAGGTCTTGCTCCCTGACTGCTCTGTCCAGCCCCAGTAGATCTCAAGGGACATCGATCAGCCATGTGTCCCTCTTGCTTGCACTTAAAACAGACTCTCGTTCCCATCAAACAACGACCCAGGTGGCATTTCCCACACGTATTGCATAGTGGCTTCTTTCTAGTAGTGTCTCCTGCCCCACCAGAACTCTGCTGGAAACTGTGAAAAGGATCGCCTGATCTCAAGTTTCTCTGAGGAACTCCCACAATTCTCTGCTCTGCTTTCCTCTTCTGACCAGACGACGTTCCCTTATCAGAACTCCTTGCCTGAATTTCATCCTTCCCAATACTCATATCCACTGCCAGACGCAGCGCTTCAGCCTGGGTAGTAGGCTTTAGTGCTCGCACAAAACCTCTAATCTCATCTCTCAATCCTTTGACAAACCTCTCAGCTCTAGCCTGCTCATTACCAACAAGTTCAGGGGCAAAGCGCGACAGCATATCAAACTCCTGGTTATACTCCTCAACTGTCATGTGTCCTTGCTTCAATTCCAAGAATTCCTGGCTTTTGGCGTCTCTAAGGTTAGCCGAGAAAAACTTGGTATAGAAGCAGTCTTTAAACTGATCCCAAGTGATCTGTCTCACATCTCCACCCAACATACGCATCGTAGTCCTCCACCAAATAATACCTCTGTCCCTCAGAAGAAAAGCAGCACACTGAACCCTATGCTCCTTTGGACATctcatgtaattaaatatggCTTCCACAGAGGACAACCACAACTCCGCTTTAGTAGGATCCTCCAGTGACCCATCAAACGTCTGAGGGTCATATTTCCTAAAGTCCTCTCAAATGTTTCGCCTCAGCAGAAAGTTGGTTCGGTAGTATCTGTGCGGCTGTTGTGCAGCCAATCCTTGTGCAGGAGGGGCTGCTGGTGTAGGTGGAGCTGCTGGTACAAGGGGAACCACAGGTGCAGGCGGAACAACTGGTGCAGGTGGAATTGCAGGTGCCTGCTGGTTCTGAGCTATAGCCGTCATAAGCTCCGTGAACCTCTGCTCCATGTGAGTAGACAGTGCAGCAAACTCAACGTGAGTCACGGGTGCAGTAGGAATTCGCTGTTCAGCTTGACCCTCAGTAGGTTGATTACGACCTGCTCCTCTACCCCGGCCTCTACGACCTCCTCTACGAACACCTCTCTTTGGCGGCATAATTCCTATTATCCACCAACAACTCTCTTTTAAAAAGTCTTAATCATAAGCATAAGCAAGTCTTTATCATCGTGCAATCTAGTTTAATTTACAAAGTCATGCAAATAAACCATATATATAAGCATAAAGCATACCTGACGAGAGACGAAGGGTCGCGTTAGCCATATGGacacaaaaacatagacttacatcgtaagtcagtctacagaacctaaagcttaggctctgataccaactgtaacgaCCTAACTTTTTACCTAAGTCGATGTCATTAACGTTTGACAAAAGACCttggttaattaaaatttcaaacctcaaaagaacaaaatttattttgtttgtttgggccccagttttaaattactaaaatccacatgaaaatttaaaactaaaaagtttcaaatcttTGAATACTTTAAAaccttaaaattttctaaacagtCTCACGTTCGAATACAAATAATACTATAAATCactaagcggaagcaaaattttaaagtgtcCCTTGTGGCggtcacgcttccttcctgcccctcgccggtttgccgcatttattacctttgcctgaaaaattaaacttaaggagggtgagtataaaaatacccagtaagagaccTTCTATtggtcccgtcaggggaaaataaatttttaacattctattgggacaccctgtacagtcgcagtcttgtgatcctgtaggatgcacatttcagtctaatgccccgagggacgtacatttcagtctagtgttctgcagaaacacatatcagtctaatgctcccgaagggTGCAGaataattggtgatcccgttggacacctacaaggcacacatcccaataaaagctaacaatttttcccctcagtccattctaaacttttaaacagTTATTCATAGTTCAGTTAAATATTCTCATTTCATAAACTCTTCACTTGGTCCCTAACAGTCATCTTATTTGAACTTAGCTCAAGGCCAGTCAGAAGCACGTCAGTACATCAGTGAACAACTAAACAATCATAACATCCACTTTAGTCTACAAGGACACAACCACGACCTTTCCTCAATTCACAGAAACACAATCATAaccatatatcatatattcaGTCAAACGACAATCTACCAGTTCCACCCTACATTTAAGCAAGAACATCTATAACTTTCGGTCATTCAAAATCCATATGTGTAAAAATACATATCCAGTCAGTCACATCCAGTCAGTCACAGCATGCACTCAATACCAAGTCCACATCATTccatacataaatatatctgtCTTTCCTAGTTAAACACAATATACACTAAATTCCAATTTAACCATACAGTCCAAcataactcaaaattttaggtgagtccagtagaaagtcccttacctcaaagttaggGAACCTCCTTAATCAACTAACGTCCACGAAACAATCCTAAGCCTAACAATACAAAATTCGATTACTTTCACGATACATATCTCACTTACTTTCCTCAACGTAAGTTCCAACTCACCGAAGTATTGGCGAACTGAACCCTCAACAATTCACAAAttggttgtgaatttaagGGGCCCAACGTTACTCCCAACACCTTCAAGaatcaattaacaaattaGCTAAACATTCCAACCATTCCAACCATAACGCTTGAACCACTTTGAAACAAATTACCATTCATACTTAAATTATTACCAACAAAGCAACCTCGATAAGATTGTAAAACAGAGGCAGCGGCACACCTTGACGCACGACTGTCGAACTCGCAATAaaaatcctaagtgtgggTCGGTCAGCGGTCGGCTAAAGGAGATGTGGCGGCTGGGCTTCACAGATGGAGATCGACGCGAACAAACCGCGAATCTGAACGGTTACAACAAATCTGAACGGTTACAGCAACTAGTCAGCCGACGTCGATAGCAGGTGGAGCGGCGGAGCTTCGCGAAACAGAGTGATTCGTGATGGAGAGACGGCGTACGGCTGGActtggcttcgacggagacagagGTTGCGCGGCGGGGCTGGGCGGACGGTCACGCGGCGCTGGGAAGCaaacagaggagaaaggagaggggAGACAGCCGGCGGTTGGGCTGCGGCGAACGGAAGGGAAGAGAGGGAGGCGTGCGGCTAGGGTAcaggaaggagaagaagaaaaaaaatggagagagaggGGTTTGCGCgcgggaggaagaagaaagggagattttcttttcttttcttttatttaatttaataataaaattataaaataaataaatatatataaggattttttttaaaaataacgtGTCTTGtgaaagtattttcaaaaatagggtagttgggaaagaaattataagaataaggTTGTTTCccaaactattttcaaaaataggtgtttttttgaaattgaacgAAGTCGTGTACGaggtacacgacttccaaatgaaattgaacgaagtcgtgtacggggtacacgacttcctaaATGCACATGTCAGCACATTTGACCACTTCGCTCCACGTATGCACGAGTTTGACCCATGTGGACGGAAGTCGTggacggggtacacgacttcctaaatatatgtttgtaaaattattatattttaaaagattaacaaaattagtttttgtttaaatggccaaatttttggtagtttatgtttattatgaacaaattaaaaaaataaaccaaagttAAACACATCATGAGTGATATCTTATAAGAATTTTgaacgtttttttttaatacttggttctctacttttaaaaaatatatattatatattgatattattaagaaTACTCCTACATCTAAATCATATATTAGcaacttctaatttataattaatttaaaaaagttcaactttttatttatacaacttGAATAAGTtctagcaaaatttaaaaacacttaaattatACAACTTAAGAAGCTTCCCCATCTCCCTCTACGACATCATCGCCTTGTCGTCGTCGTCGCCGTCGAATGCGTCTACGATCTGTGTCGGCAACATTTAAACGTCGAGTCCGCTGAACAAGGCTGTCTATATCTCCCATGACTTCGTCACACATTGgactaaaaatttcaaaattgttttccaTGGAGACTCGACGTAcgtcttcaacaaaattattctgaacgattgtaaataatataattaaaaaatgttcatgcttgtattaaatttataaatcatattaaaactattaccATGCGATAACAGTAAGCGTCATCAGGTGTCATGAAGCGTCGGGTAATCGACGTGTACCAGGAAAAGTAGTTATCTGATACTGTGGGCTTCTGTGTTGCTTCTGCTTCGGCACAAAAAAGTATTTCGTGAATGCCACATTGCTATATGCTCTGCATGAATCCTACTCCAATCTTGATCGTGCTTGcctcttaaatcaatttggtGTAGGCCCTGATCTGTGGAGCAAAACTCTGGTGGCATTTGTAGCATATGGAACTGTCGCAATACACGATCTGCTTGATGCTTCTCAACGAGATGAAAGCAAATCATAGGACCCACATATGTCCACATCGCTTGACCGTTATGACATTGACGTGGAAGCAATGCCATAATGTGGGACGTGTATGGTGTCCAATTAATCTGTTAAAAAAAACGAACATaaggaaacaacaaaaaacatgCCTACGcaatattgaatataatattttactaccTGAAGAGTTGATCAGCCGATCAAAAAACATTCGGTAGGTGATCAACATATTTGCGGACAGTTCTGACAATGGTATAACGCCGCTCCATCTAATGTGAGAAATGAAATCATTAATAAGTTATAAACCTTgcaaattttactaaaaataatatatatatataataataccTGAAACTCAAAGGTCGACCAACTGACACCTCAACTGGTACTTGTGGTGCCAGAATAGGAAATCTGTCATACGCCCATACTTGCAACAATATTAATGGGCCAGCAATCTCTAAAGATCGTGCATTACTCGCTCGACACAATTCCCTATACAACCATGCGAGGCATGCAGCGCCCCAAGCGTACGTACCAGCCtggtcaaaattaattaaaagcgGGAGGAACATATAGTGGACCAGGGTGTTTGATTTGTCTGTAAATAGAAAGCCTCCAATTAATTGCATAATGTATGCACGAGCGTATCTTTGAACGCTCACTACATCAGCATCTGGTGGCAATTCTGTGAACTGTTCTGCCAACCAAGGAAGGCTCAATCGTTGACCTTTCATTTCAGGTGGACGAACTCCCAAGTAATCCTCACATAGTACCTTCCAGTCATATAATAACGACCCTACCACAGGCTCACCATCCACAGGTAACCCTAACTGAACTGCAACATCCTGTAGGGTGATCGTGCATTCCCCACAAGGCATATGAAATGTGTGGGTCTCTAGTCTCCAACGCTCGATCAGAGCAGTAATCAAATGCCAGTCCAACTGCATAAATCCTATTTGGGAAGCCCCTAGAAATCCAGCAGCCTCTAAATATGGTACAATACGCTGATCAAATGGGATCGTACGCTGAGATGCTGCCTCTCTTCGTCGACAACTCAAAACAACTGTGGAGGATGCCTCCCATATAGACTGTGAACGATGGGATGGTTGTAGATATAGCTGTGTAGGATCACTCGGCCCAGGTTCCATTATGCAAATAACCTAAAAAATATCGAAATACTATGAGGATCAATTGACCCAAATTCCATTACATGattacaatattataaatttaagttattaattttaaataccaataaattataattaaactattCATCAAATATTAAGATATACATCAAACAATTACATAGAAGTTATGCATTAAGAATTACatcaaaccctaaaataattacatatcAGTGTCTTGAAGAAGAAGCACGTTCAGGACAAGTACGTCTGTTATGTCCTTCTACTTTACAGATCGTGCATCTAATTGATTGACTAGACTCTTTCCAATCCATTTCATTTTGGATCCTTGTAGTTCTTGGTCGACCGGGTCCTTTAAGTAAGTCCGCATTGGGGCGAACTTCAGTGAATGATATCTCTGGCCAATAATCTGAGTGTTGGATTGGATGGAAGCGACCGTCATAACAACGTTTGAATGTCGACAACAAGTAGCATTCATCAATGTATGGTACGTATGTCAAGTGCATGTAATTACAAATTGCAATTACATGCGAACACGGAATCTTAAACGACTGCCACTTATTGCAAGAACATGTCCCTTCCATCAAACTTACTACCTGTGTGTGTTGGCCTTTGTATGGAGAAGTCATACTCATACCCGTGTGAACCTCAAATGTCTGGGTTTCTCTATCAATGGATGTCACTGAATGTGCAGAAGCTCGTTTTTCCCACTTCTTAAGCTTTCTTATCGCATATTTCGTATAAATATCACCACGATCGAGTGCTTCACTTATCTCAGCTCGCCGACGTTCGAAATAAAGGATTGTGCGATAAAATGTTAGTCTAACCAAAGAAGTGATGGGTAACATTCGAGCTCCTTTAAATACACCGTTCATACATTCAGCTGCATTGCTTGTCATCCACCCATATCGAGACCCATTGTCATGTGACTGAGTCCATTTTTCCACGTCAATATCTTCAAAAAACTCAAGACACTCTGGGTTCAATCGTTGTagttctttcattatttttataaatttgcgCCTTTGGTGTTGATTACCTGCCCTAAACACCAAGTCTTTCAGTTgctttgatttatatttctgATTGAAGTTGCTAGCAACATGACGAAGACAATATCGATGGACAGCTCGAGGTTCACTCCAACCTACCTCTTCATTGTTAATGGCAGAAAGAATGTCCCTATGTCTGTCAGAGATCAAGCAAATACCATATCGATCAGTAACGTATTCGCGAAGTGCACGAAGAAACCATGACCAACTAGACGTGTTTTCCCCTTCCACTATAGCAAATGCAAGAGGAAATATATGACCATTTGCATCAATCGATAAGGCAGTTAACATTTTTCCCTTATACTTTCCATACAAATGGGTTCCGTCGATCTGAATTAATGGTCTACAATGCTTGAACCCTTCTATTGCAGGACCAAATGACCAGAAAACCCTTCCAAAAATGGTTGTACCTGGTACATCGGatggaagaaaaaaccaaTCAACTCGAGTTCCCGGATTATAATGTACAACAGCACTCAACCAGTATGGAAGCTCATTATATGATTTCTCCCAATCACCAAAAACTGTTATCAAAGCTTTTTTCTTCGCTTGCCAAACTTGTCCATACTTAACACCGTAACCGTATTGTTGTTTTATGATTTCCATAAGCACAGACACAGTAATAGTAGGATCGGCTTTCAccatgttttgaatttgaacactcatgaaatttgaatctaaCTGTGAGTGATCTTGTGTTAGATTTGAGTACAGACACGAGTGCTCTCCTTGGAGCTTAGTTATCTCAAACAATCCGTGGCTCTTACGCTTCGTACCACGTAACCTCCAGTTGCAGCCATTAGTCCACTGTTTGCATCGAATATTCCACAAATGTTGGTTTGATTCGACTACAACAATTTCATAGTGTTGTGTCACACAATACCTCTTAACAGCCAACATAAGATCTTCCTTAGAGTCAAATATCATTCCCTTCTGTATTAAACAAGATGTGTCAACAGATACATTTCTATCTGTCAATGTACAACCTTGTTCACAAACAGAATTCGCAATGTCCCAATCTATTTGTGCAAATATATTGGACGGGATTCATTTCATTCTCTTCctctatattttcttcattaccAAATAGTTCATCGACTTCTACATCTATATCACTATCTCCATCATTACCAGGTTCAAGAATAACTAAATCTTCAGGTCGCAACGACATATTTAATTAGCTGTTAAATACAAAAACGATCATCAGTTTAAtgtatctatttattttattagtaatGTAGTGTACACAAAAAAGTGTACACAGTAAATGTatggtttattattattattattataattataattataataataataataaataattattttattattattattattattattattattaggattattattattattattattattattattattattattgttattgttattgttattgttattgttattattgttattattattattgttattattgttattattattgttattattgttattattgttattattattgttattgttattgttattgttattgttattgttattgttattgttattgttattgttattgttattgttattattattgttattattgttattgttattattgttattattgttattattgttattattattattgttattattattattattattattattattattattattattattattattattattattattattattaaagttaaaaaaacaaaaaaaatacactaAGGTTAATGGTGCATTAATTAGGTTTtccttttagatttttattaataattgtattttttaataataaccccaataataattattattaataaaatcattattatttttactattatttttttattattagtcaaatcaagattattttttattattttattattattactattagtCAAATCAattgggaaagaaaaaaaaaagtacatttaacattaattaggttaggttttgatttttttaataattattatttttaataataataataattattattgttattattattattagtcaaatcaatcgggaaagaaaaaaaaaggtacatttaacattaattaggttaggttttgatttttattaataattattaggttaggttttgatttttattaataattattatttttaataataataataataataatattattattattattaataaggttaaaaaataacaaaattcagaaaaaatataataaaattcaaggcatataacaaaactcaaaagatataacaaaattcaaatatataactacattaaaaaatataactaaattcaaaaatataacaaaattcaaaaatataactaaattcaaaataacataactaaattcaaaataacataactaaattcaaaataacataactaaattcaaaataacctaactaaattcaaacaatttttttccacaaaataagaaaataaaataacaaatctaaataaaattagggtTAGACTAAACATACCTTGTGAAGATGAATGAGACAATGGAGGATAGGAGACA of the Cucumis sativus cultivar 9930 chromosome 3, Cucumber_9930_V3, whole genome shotgun sequence genome contains:
- the LOC116402426 gene encoding serine/threonine-protein phosphatase 7 long form homolog translates to MEPGPSDPTQLYLQPSHRSQSIWEASSTVVLSCRRREAASQRTIPFDQRIVPYLEAAGFLGASQIGFMQLDWHLITALIERWRLETHTFHMPCGECTITLQDVAVQLGLPVDGEPVVGSLLYDWKVLCEDYLGVRPPEMKGQRLSLPWLAEQFTELPPDADVVSVQRYARAYIMQLIGGFLFTDKSNTLVHYMFLPLLINFDQAGTYAWGAACLAWLYRELCRASNARSLEIAGPLILLQVWAYDRFPILAPQVPVEVSVGRPLSFRWSGVIPLSELSANMLITYRMFFDRLINSSD
- the LOC116402427 gene encoding uncharacterized protein LOC116402427; translated protein: MSLRPEDLVILEPGNDGDSDIDVEVDELFDRNVSVDTSCLIQKGMIFDSKEDLMLAVKRYCVTQHYEIVVVESNQHLWNIRCKQWTNGCNWRLRGTKRKSHGLFEITKLQGEHSCLYSNLTQDHSQLDSNFMSVQIQNMVKADPTITVSVLMEIIKQQYGYGVKYGQVWQAKKKALITVFGDWEKSYNELPYWLSAVVHYNPGTRVDWFFLPSDVPGTTIFGRVFWSFGPAIEGFKHCRPLIQIDGTHLYGKYKGKMLTALSIDANGHIFPLAFAIVEGENTSSWSWFLRALREYVTDRYGICLISDRHRDILSAINNEEVGWSEPRAVHRYCLRHVASNFNQKYKSKQLKDLVFRAGNQHQRRKFIKIMKELQRLNPECLEFFEDIDVEKWTQSHDNGSRYGWMTSNAAECMNGVFKGARMLPITSLVRLTFYRTILYFERRRAEISEALDRGDIYTKYAIRKLKKWEKRASAHSVTSIDRETQTFEVHTGMSMTSPYKGQHTQVVSLMEGTCSCNKWQSFKIPCSHVIAICNYMHLTYVPYIDECYLLSTFKRCYDGRFHPIQHSDYWPEISFTEVRPNADLLKGPGRPRTTRIQNEMDWKESSQSIRCTICKVEGHNRRTCPERASSSRH